A genomic segment from Biomphalaria glabrata chromosome 16, xgBioGlab47.1, whole genome shotgun sequence encodes:
- the LOC106068791 gene encoding elongation factor Ts, mitochondrial-like translates to MTGMHWTLKPRIWHFLQSSARMYSTEISVGADKTLLSKLRKQTGFTFSNCKKALTKFNNDYDQAKKWLVEEAQKEGWARATKLQTRPMSQGLVAIVADNKQATMIEVNCETDFVARNDKFTSLVTKLAQECSAYFEALQEKEVSLGKAELDQIKSSEATTLADLVVLNVANLGENMSLRRGVFIKADIGTVLSTYVHPNTIKSQSSQKVLLGKYGAIVEMRQAKTVDKPALSLSDLGSHLCQHIVGMNPRTIGEYIPREKKEEPVEEKPLGDEDEATSDTEGSSKVVEVEDDRLLNQEFLLDTSMTVGELVSLNEVEILQFRRFACGEELEDEKQ, encoded by the exons ATGACTG GTATGCATTGGACATTAAAGCCAAGAATTTGGCATTTCCTGCAATCTTCAGCCCGTATGTACAGTACAGAAATCAGTGTTGGAGCAGACAAAACCTTGCTTAGTAAATTGAGAAAGCAGACAGGATTCACATTTAGCAATTGCAAGAAAGCATTGACAAAATTTAACAATGACTATGATCAG gCTAAAAAGTGGCTGGTTGAAGAAGCTCAAAAAGAAGGTTGGGCACGGGCTACAAAGCTTCAAACTAGGCCTATGTCTCAAGGTCTGgtagctattgtggctgataaTAAGCAAGCCACTATGATTGAG GTAAATTGTGAAACAGATTTTGTAGCCCGTAATGACAAGTTTACTTCCTTGGTGACAAAGCTGGCTCAAGAGTGTAGTGCTTACTTTGAGGCTTTACAAGAGAAAGAG GTTTCTTTAGGCAAAGCTGAGTTAGATCAAATCAAATCCTCTGAGGCAACAACACTAGCAGACCTAGTGGTACTAAATGTTGCTAATTTAGGAGAGAATATGTCACTACGTAGAGGAGTGTTCATCAAAGCTGATATTGGAACAGTGCTGTCGACATATGTTCATCCCa ATACCATTAAATCACAATCATCACAAAAGGTATTGCTGGGAAAGTATGGAGCCATTGTGGAGATGCGCCAAGCCAAGACGGTAGACAAGCCTGCCCTCTCTCTTAGTGACCTCGGCAGCCACCTTTGCCAGCATATTGTTGGCATGAACCCAAGGACAATAGGTGAATACATTCCAAGGGAGAAAAAGGAAGAGCCAGTCGAAGAGAAACCTCTTGGGGATGAAGACGAGGCAACATCAGACACCGAGGGCTCTAGCAAAGTGGTAGAGGTAGAAGATGACAGGTTGTTAAACCAGGAGTTTTTATTGGACACCTCCATGACTGTTGGGGAGCTTGTATCTCTTAATGAAGTGGAAATATTGCAGTTCAGGAGATTTGCTTGTGGTGAAGAATTAGAAGATGAAAAGCAATAA
- the LOC106068780 gene encoding uncharacterized protein LOC106068780, producing MDLFIAISLLLWTAVVADEYFEVLGPDRIEEFHVCVGSTAYIPLPLNVVTRSGHESTIITLSFQPRNSEKVNVIASFNGRRKLIIERPMVDRLSISDENLGIYLKKISIDDTGIYTAQARYTSDHQHHSWTRTTNLTVHVRPMIHNNKLNLTQSQVIVPYKRKHCVNITCGTIEYPGYPPAKFVWAAPPRILEVKVATDDSSSSVQICSPFSGDVTCSIAGFASLCTYDHVVKMYLDLPGPPANSSSLEEATMTRDLVLMIVLPILAVAIPITILAIWVLRHLIRNRQQYNRNHPHLANAKPKVEVDIEENRVTEHALDNIEEESETGSQTERKEEIPDTDNEEHSGNENNNDEHDHHARGDHQQEDDEDDSDEDGSEDDESSDDENKAGEEHPLMEVSMSSVV from the exons ATGGATCTTTTCATTGCAATTAGTCTACTCTTATGGACGGCAGTCGTTGCTGatg AATATTTTGAAGTTTTAGGACCCGACAGAATTGAAGAATTCCATGTGTGTGTAGGATCCACAGCATACATTCCTCTCCCTCTGAATGTGGTTACAAGGTCAGGTCATGAATCAACAATTATAACTTTAAGCTTTCAACCACGAAACAGTGAAAAGGTGAATGTCATCGCTTCATTTAACGGCAGGCGAAAACTAATCATAGAAAGACCAATGGTAGACAG GTTGAGTATCTCTGATGAAAATTTAGGCATTTACTTGAAGAAGATTTCTATTGATGACACTGGTATCTACACAGCACAAGCTCGATACACAAGTGACCATCAGCACCATTCCTGGACAAGGACCACAAATCTCACAGTTCATG TGCGTCCAATGATacataataacaaattaaaCCTCACGCAGTCTCAAGTCATTGTTCCATACAAGCGGAAACACTGTGTCAACATAACCTGTGGCACCATAGAGTATCCTGGATATCCACCTGCTAAATTTGTTTGGGCC GCACCTCCAAGGATACTAGAAGTCAAAGTGGCGACCGATGACTCTTCCAGCTCTGTACAGATTTGTTCTCCTTTCTCTGGTGATGTGACCTGTTCTATAGCAGGCTTTGCCTCTTTGTGTACTTACGATCATGTTGTTAAAATGTACTTGGACCTGCCAG GGCCTCCAGCTAACAGCAGCAGTCTTGAGGAGGCCACTATGACTCGTGACCTTGTCCTTATGATTGTACTTCCTATTCTGGCTGTGGCTATTCCTATCACTATTCTAGCTATATGGGTGCTTCGACACTTGATTAGAAATCGCCAGCAGTACAATAGAAACCATCCTCACTTAGCTAA TGCAAAACCTAAAGTGGAAGTTGACATTGAAGAGAACCGTGTCACAGAGCATGCCCTTGACAACATTGAGGAGGAGAGTGAGACTGGGAGTCAGACAGAGAGGAAGGAGGAGATACCAGACACAGATAATGAGGAACACAGCGGCAATGAGAACAACAATGATGAACATGACCACCATGCAAGGGGTGACCACCAGCAGGAAGATGACGAGGATGACAGCGATGAGGATGGGTCGGAGGACGATGAAAGCAGCGATGATGAAAATAAAGCTGGGGAGGAGCATCCATTAATGGAAG TCTCCATGAGCTCAGTCGTCTGA
- the LOC129923410 gene encoding uncharacterized protein LOC129923410, translating into MARDCQFRAVSADKNEEDAIRDAFVSGMRSSVIRQRLLEKRSLDLKMALDIAKTLDMAQKESSSFSTPSQLVESTLSSSAISTEEMVDSETIATVSTKCFFCGGSRHLRAKCPAKDCMCHSCGKNGHFSKVCRSRNTPITKTKVKTSPSHEIKRQSCKDCSCIKDSTHLTSLIATSSVSGLTKSTVHISVNGVNLKALIDTGSGESYISSNIPREYDWSVTRSKHKISMASSQLSSVTRGHMFASLKYKGEVYNQFKLSLLDELCTDVVLGLDFLALHKELIIPFKGGRPAFHVCSLNAVKVEAPQLFANLSPDCRPIATKSRRYSFQDTQFIKAEVEKLIRNGIIEPSKSPWRAQVLVTTNERHKKRMVVDYSQTINRFTYLDAYPMPRVDEMVEKISRYEIFSTLDLESAYHQIPIQQSEKKYTAFEACGKLYQFCRIPFGVTNGVACFQKTIDTIIEKEKLSDTFAYVDNVTICGTDVDSHNKNLLHFQKVAQEYGITFNESKSVFATKKVKLLGYEISKGHLKPDPDRFQALRDLPPPKDLKSQKRIVGLLAYYAHWIQNFSDKLYPIMKNQIFPVPTEVKTAFEDLKEELQKAAIFTIKYDHPLIVETDASDIAVAATLNQDGRPIAFFSRTLSPSERHQSAIEKEATAIIEAIRKWKHYLCGNYFTLITDQRSISYIFKDIHDKKIKNDKIQRWKLELASFKFDIQYRPGNANTAADTLSRGHCATMTKQSSLKTYHDYLCHPGVTRLLHYVRSKNLPFSVEEVRQTIQQCRTCNRIKPQFYKEFAGTLIKATQPFERISVDFKGPLPSATRNKYLLTMIDEYSRFPFAFPCPDMTSKTVIKCFDQLFFLFGTPSYIHSDRGSSFMSTETTEYLHSKGIATSRTTPYNAKGNGQIEKLNKTLWQAILLALDSGKLELSQWESVLPQALHSIRSLLCTSTNETPHERIFKFNRRSPTGTSLPTWLQNPGKVLLKSPVRSSKFDPLVQEVELISCNPQYAHIRFPNGREETVSLRQLAPKESSTNDYFEPENGILPQEVGDSLDLSPGSRYVPETISNSQSPTPMMYNQPEVISDSQGSHPMPEANIDSSPVQDSYDLQGEKSTPEIPPDPSLHTHGYNLRPRKK; encoded by the coding sequence ATGGCCAGAGATTGTCAGTTCCGAGCTGTCAgtgctgacaaaaatgaagaggacgccattcgcgatgcctttgttagcggcatgcgttcgagtgtaattagacagaggctacttgagaaaagatcccttgacttgaaaatggctttagaTATTGCCAAGACACTCGACATGGCCCAAAAAGAATCCAGTTCGTTTAGTACTCCTTCTCAATTGGTAGAGTCAACTCTTTCGTCATCGGCAATCTCAACCGAAGAaatggtggactcagaaacaatcgcaacagtgagtactaaatgtttcttttgcggaggtagtcggcatctcagagcgaaatgccctgccaaagactgcatgtgtcattcgtgcgggaaaaatggacatttttcgaaggtttgcaggtctcgcaacactcctataaccaaaacaaaagtcaaaacatctcctagccacgagattaaaagacaatcttgtaaagattgtagctgcattaaggactctacacatctaacatcactaattgctacttcgtctgtatctggtttaactaaatcaacagtacacatctctgtaaatggcgtgaacctaaaagccctaattgatacaggtagcggggaaagctacatttcttcaaacataccaagagaatacgattggtcagtgacacgttcaaagcacaaaatttctatggcgtcatctcaactgtcaagcgtcacaagaggccacatgtttgcatcgctaaaatacaaaggggaagtttacaatCAATTCAAACTTTCGTTACTAGATGAACTTTGCACTGATGTAGTGCTTGGGTTAGATTTCCTCGCATTGCACAAAGAACTGATAATTCCATTCAAAGGTGGTCGACCCGCATTTCATGTCTGCTCGCTCAATGCTGTTAAGGTAGAGGCACcacaattgtttgcaaatttatcccctgattgcagacctattgctactaaatctcgtcgttactccttccaagacacacaatttattaaagctgaagttgagaaattgatacgaaacggtatcattgaaccttccaaatcaccttggagagctcaagtccttgtcacgaccaatgagcggcacaaaaagcgaatggtcgttgattatagccaaactataaatagatttacttacctggacgcttaccccatgcctagagtggatgaaatggtggagaaaatttccaggtatgaaatctttagcacattggatttggagagtgcttatcaccaaatacctatccaacagagcgaaaagaaatacacagccttcgaagcttgtggtaaactctaccagttttgcagaataccctttggggtcactaacggtgtagcttgcttccagaaaaccatagacactattatagaaaaagaaaagttgtctgacacgtttgcctatgtcgacaatgtaacaatatgtggtacagatgtagactcccataacaaaaatctgttgcattttcagaaggtagctcaggaatacggaataactttcaacgaaagtaaaagtgtatttgcTACTAAGAAGGTAAAGCTGCTTGGATATGAAATATCCAAAGGACATTTAAAGCCGGACCCTGATAGATTTCAAGCTCTGCGAGATTTGCCACCTCCAAAAGATCTGAAGTCTCAGAAAAGGATTGTAGGACTTTTGGCATATTATGCTCACTGGATACAAAATTTCTCCGACAAATTGTatcctataatgaaaaatcaaatttttcctgtacctacagaagtaaaaacagcgtttgaagacttgaaagaagaattgcagaaagcagcaattttcaccataaagtatgaccatcctctaattgtggaaactgacgcttctgacatcgcagtagctgccactttaaatcaggacggaagacctattgcattcttctctagaactctttcacctagtgaaaggcatcaatctgccatagagaaagaagcaactgcaataattgaagctatacgcaaatggaagcattatttgtgtggcaattattttacccttattacggaccagcggtctatttcatacatatttaaagacattcatgacaagaaaattaaaaacgataagatacaaaggtggaaattggaactggcaagcttcaagtttgatatacagtatagacctgggaacgccaacacagcagcagacaccttgtctagagggcactgtgcaaccatgacgaaacaaagtagcctgaagacgtaccatgactacctgtgtcatccaggtgtcactagacttctacattatgtcaggtcaaagaacttacccttctcggttgaagaggtcaggcagaccattcaacaatgcagaacctgcaatagaattaaaccgcaattctataaggaatttgcaggtacgctcatcaaggccacacagccgtttgaaagaataagtgttgactttaaaggtcctttgccatcagctactcgcaacaagtacttgttaacaatgattgacgaatattcgcggtttccattcgcttttccctgtcctgatatgacatctaagacagtaataaagtgcttcgaccagttatttttcctctttggaacacccagttacatccactctgatcgtggctcatcatttatgtccacagaaactacagaatatctacattctaagggcatagccactagcaggacaacgccctataacgcaaaaggaaatggtcaaatagaaaagctgaataaaacattgtggcaggctattttattagcattggactcagggaagttggaactatcacagtgggaatctgtgttgccccaggcacttcactccattcgatcattactgtgtacttctactaatgaaactccacacgaacggatcttcaaattcaacaGAAGATCGCCAACGGGAACATCCTTGCCTACTTGGCTACAGAACCCAGGCAAAGTATTACTAAAATCACCTGTAAGATCTTCAAAATTTGACCCATTGGTACAAGAGGTTGAACTTATTAGCTGCAACCCACAGTACGCCCATATACGATTTCCAAATGGCCGGGAGGAGACAGTGTCGCTTAGGCAGCTGGCGCCGAAGGAAAGTTCCACGAACGACTATTTCGAACCAGAGAACGGTATTCTGCCTCAAGAGGTCGGTGACTCTTTGGATCTCTCACCAGGGAGTCGCTACGTGCCTGAAACTATCAGTAATTCACAGAGTCCCACCCCAATGATGTACAACCAGCCAGAAGTCATCAGTGACTCACAGGGGAGCCACCCAATGCCAGAGGCCAATATTGACTCGAGTCCCGTACAGGACAGTTACGACTTGCAAGGAGAAAAGTCTACGCCAGAGATACCTCCGGATCCTTCCCTTCATACGCATGGCTATAACCTAAGACccagaaagaaatga